Proteins encoded together in one Terriglobus saanensis SP1PR4 window:
- the pqqB gene encoding pyrroloquinoline quinone biosynthesis protein PqqB — protein sequence MLHFKLLGTAAGGGFPQWNCACQLCDLCRKQPLRAAARLQLQSAISSDGENWFLLNASPDLRSQIEATPELQPVATKGQRNTPIRAIILTSADLDQVLGLLLLREFQPLLVYATSVVRQTLQANSFFRMLDRLPGQITWIDIRPNESFPLADSQIVCTPIPLPGALPFYASTIPGAPEGEASIGLLLECEGKRIAYTPSVPEVTDNLRHLYRSCEAIMMDATFWSDTELNRLQTGTPLARSIGHVPLGGEDGTLALLSNINVPTKVLIHINNSNPILDPLSAEHEETLRAGWQIGHDGWELTLHPSSKAAA from the coding sequence ATGTTGCACTTCAAACTGCTGGGGACGGCCGCCGGTGGCGGCTTTCCCCAATGGAACTGCGCCTGCCAGTTGTGCGATCTATGCCGGAAACAGCCCTTGCGCGCTGCAGCCCGGCTACAACTTCAGTCGGCAATTTCGAGCGACGGAGAAAATTGGTTCCTTCTCAATGCCTCCCCTGATCTTCGTTCTCAGATCGAAGCGACCCCCGAGCTTCAGCCGGTAGCAACGAAAGGTCAACGCAATACGCCGATTCGAGCCATCATCCTGACAAGTGCAGATCTCGATCAAGTACTCGGCCTTTTACTGCTCCGCGAATTCCAACCGCTGCTCGTTTACGCGACCTCAGTGGTCCGCCAGACGCTGCAGGCCAATAGTTTCTTCCGTATGCTCGATCGCCTTCCGGGTCAGATTACTTGGATCGACATCCGCCCTAATGAGTCTTTTCCACTCGCGGACTCGCAGATCGTGTGCACCCCGATTCCACTGCCCGGCGCGCTTCCCTTCTATGCCTCTACAATTCCCGGTGCACCGGAGGGCGAAGCCAGCATTGGCCTTCTCCTGGAGTGCGAGGGCAAGCGTATTGCCTACACACCCAGCGTCCCCGAGGTCACGGACAACCTGCGCCACCTCTACCGTTCCTGCGAAGCCATCATGATGGACGCTACCTTCTGGAGCGATACGGAACTAAACCGCCTGCAGACCGGAACCCCGCTGGCCCGCTCCATCGGGCACGTCCCTCTCGGGGGCGAAGATGGCACACTGGCCCTGCTAAGCAATATAAACGTCCCGACTAAAGTGCTCATTCACATCAACAACAGCAATCCCATTCTCGATCCACTGAGCGCGGAACACGAAGAGACACTCCGGGCCGGTTGGCAGATCGGTCACGACGGTTGGGAGCTAACGCTCCACCCATCCTCGAAGGCGGCGGCATGA
- the pqqA gene encoding pyrroloquinoline quinone precursor peptide PqqA, translating to MKTKEWTRPDFEEVTLGCEVTAYAPTEL from the coding sequence ATGAAGACGAAGGAATGGACCCGCCCCGATTTCGAGGAAGTAACCCTCGGATGTGAAGTTACCGCCTACGCGCCCACGGAGCTCTAA
- a CDS encoding sensor histidine kinase → MNYRTIGVILLFLFRQEQAHAIDPSRAVGQYLRQQWQVESGSTAIRINAIAQTPDGYLWVGTDENLLRFDGFRFEEIQPHSEGLAPIRHVLNLIVDSGGALWVRTEDSRVLRYKNGSFKSLLSPEQGESTVTAIGKPLGEGIFASGLSYGLVQVTEKGIQQIHRNAESLTLAIVQTTDDLWLGTRENGLLNWSHNTLNVMNQGIPDLKVNSLLATSSSQLWIGTDGGLAHWDGHKTVSDVLPAEMNSLQILTIVQDRDGNLWIGSSRGLIRYNSRGAQWMPRDARDRGTAVTAVFEDREGNLWFGSGGNLERLRDSPLTTYGNPEEAAGDQYGPVYADSRGRTWFAPLTGGLYWMRDGITHPVVTAGLDKDIVYSIDGRGDEIWLGRQRGGLTRLDAVGDIIKAKTWTTANGLAENSVYAVHLNRDGSLWMGTLTSGASHFQGGKFHPFDVGNGLISNTVAAIEEGSDGTMWFATPRGLSALHGLAVKSYGTTDGLASSDVVSLLADPQGGVWVGTTGGFSFADKGQIRRIDVPLRSPETVVGIALDRQGLLWLATTMRVLSVRRSALLQLPLVAGAFRSYGMQDGIHSTEGVRRNRSVVADVAGNIWITTNRGLSASSPSVSRPSPIAIPQVEGVMSDGVALPTSGEVRIPAGAHRLTFNYAGLDLRSPERVRFRYRLDGFDKKWSPPMEGREAVYTNLVPGKYKFRVVAANMDGQWNPVESAVSLYVQPLLWQRWEFEIACVGILLLMAVWIYRARMRYLIVQANMRFEERLIERTRIARELHDTLLQGFISASLHLHVTAESMPPQSPIQGSLQTVLQMMEKVIEEGRNAVKGLRTFHGTRRGLEQMFRELISELGAEDAAGYSVVVEGELRSLRAAVYEEVWRIGREAVINAWRHSQARQITVRFEYSSARLTLSVIDDGRGMDAAMIHRGRPEHWGLQGMRERAARMGARLHIESRPGQGTRVVLTIPAAIAFHDDMRDRKLASTGLGRM, encoded by the coding sequence TTGAACTACAGAACCATCGGCGTGATTTTGCTGTTTTTGTTTCGGCAAGAGCAAGCCCATGCCATCGATCCTTCGCGCGCTGTCGGACAATATCTCCGTCAGCAATGGCAAGTGGAATCCGGCTCTACGGCGATACGCATCAATGCGATCGCACAGACGCCGGATGGGTACCTTTGGGTTGGAACGGATGAGAATCTACTGCGCTTCGACGGGTTTCGTTTTGAAGAGATACAGCCGCATAGTGAAGGCCTTGCCCCTATCCGCCACGTTTTGAATCTGATCGTGGATTCTGGCGGAGCTTTGTGGGTGCGCACCGAAGACTCCCGGGTTCTTCGTTACAAGAACGGTTCCTTCAAATCACTGTTGTCTCCCGAGCAGGGCGAGTCCACAGTTACAGCAATAGGCAAGCCTCTAGGAGAAGGGATCTTTGCTTCCGGCCTTTCCTATGGCCTTGTGCAGGTGACGGAAAAGGGAATACAGCAGATCCACAGAAATGCCGAATCCCTGACTCTGGCGATTGTGCAAACTACTGACGATCTCTGGTTAGGAACGAGAGAGAACGGTCTTCTGAACTGGAGCCACAATACTCTCAACGTGATGAACCAAGGAATCCCGGATTTGAAGGTCAATTCCTTGCTGGCAACGTCGTCTAGTCAACTGTGGATTGGTACAGACGGCGGCCTGGCCCATTGGGATGGGCACAAGACCGTGAGCGATGTTCTTCCGGCGGAGATGAATTCGCTTCAGATCCTGACGATTGTGCAGGACCGCGATGGAAATCTCTGGATCGGAAGTTCGCGCGGACTTATAAGGTATAACTCCCGCGGAGCGCAATGGATGCCACGAGATGCCAGGGATCGAGGTACCGCAGTAACTGCGGTCTTTGAGGATCGCGAAGGTAATCTGTGGTTTGGAAGCGGAGGTAACCTGGAGCGTCTGCGCGATAGCCCTCTGACTACCTATGGCAATCCCGAAGAAGCAGCAGGAGATCAATATGGTCCCGTGTATGCAGACAGCCGGGGACGCACCTGGTTTGCTCCGCTTACTGGGGGGCTTTACTGGATGCGTGATGGAATCACGCATCCAGTTGTAACCGCAGGTCTGGATAAGGATATTGTTTATTCGATCGATGGCAGAGGAGATGAGATCTGGCTTGGGCGACAGCGGGGAGGTCTGACCCGCCTGGATGCAGTTGGAGACATCATCAAGGCTAAGACCTGGACCACAGCCAACGGGTTAGCAGAGAACAGCGTGTACGCGGTCCATCTGAACAGGGATGGAAGTCTTTGGATGGGAACACTTACATCCGGAGCGAGTCACTTTCAGGGAGGCAAGTTTCATCCGTTCGACGTTGGCAATGGTCTGATCTCGAATACGGTAGCTGCGATCGAAGAGGGCTCAGACGGAACCATGTGGTTCGCAACGCCTCGAGGCCTCTCCGCGCTCCATGGTCTTGCGGTGAAGAGCTACGGTACAACTGACGGACTTGCTTCTTCTGACGTTGTTTCTCTCCTCGCGGATCCTCAGGGTGGAGTCTGGGTAGGGACCACGGGAGGGTTTTCGTTCGCAGACAAAGGACAGATTCGAAGGATCGATGTTCCACTTCGTTCTCCAGAGACGGTCGTAGGGATTGCTTTAGATCGACAAGGACTTCTCTGGCTTGCGACGACGATGCGCGTGTTGAGTGTTCGCCGCAGCGCACTTCTGCAGCTTCCTCTCGTGGCCGGGGCATTTCGCAGCTATGGCATGCAAGATGGGATCCACAGTACCGAGGGTGTGCGACGCAACCGCTCGGTTGTGGCGGATGTTGCCGGAAACATCTGGATTACCACGAACCGAGGGCTTTCTGCGAGTTCGCCCAGTGTGTCGCGTCCCAGCCCGATTGCGATCCCACAGGTGGAGGGTGTGATGTCCGACGGAGTGGCCTTACCTACGTCAGGAGAGGTGCGTATTCCGGCCGGAGCACATCGTCTGACCTTCAACTATGCGGGACTGGATCTCCGCTCGCCAGAGCGTGTTCGCTTCCGATACAGGCTCGATGGCTTCGATAAAAAATGGAGTCCACCGATGGAGGGGAGGGAAGCGGTCTATACGAATCTCGTTCCTGGCAAGTACAAGTTTCGCGTCGTTGCGGCCAATATGGATGGCCAATGGAACCCGGTAGAAAGTGCCGTTTCCTTATATGTACAGCCACTTTTGTGGCAACGGTGGGAGTTTGAAATCGCCTGCGTCGGTATCCTTCTGCTCATGGCAGTATGGATCTACCGTGCCCGTATGCGCTACCTGATTGTGCAGGCCAACATGCGGTTTGAAGAGAGGCTGATCGAACGCACACGGATTGCACGTGAACTGCACGACACGCTTCTGCAGGGATTTATCAGCGCCTCCCTGCACCTCCACGTCACAGCCGAAAGCATGCCGCCGCAGTCACCGATTCAAGGCTCTCTGCAAACCGTATTGCAGATGATGGAAAAGGTGATTGAGGAGGGGCGGAACGCGGTGAAGGGATTGCGCACCTTCCATGGCACGCGGCGTGGTTTGGAGCAGATGTTCCGGGAACTGATCTCCGAATTAGGCGCCGAAGATGCAGCAGGCTACTCCGTGGTTGTAGAGGGAGAGTTACGCTCACTGCGTGCTGCCGTCTACGAGGAAGTGTGGCGTATCGGACGAGAGGCGGTCATCAACGCCTGGCGGCATTCTCAGGCGCGACAGATCACCGTGCGCTTCGAGTACAGTAGCGCACGCCTCACTCTTTCGGTGATTGACGATGGTCGCGGGATGGACGCCGCGATGATCCATCGTGGACGCCCGGAGCACTGGGGCTTGCAGGGAATGCGAGAGAGAGCGGCGCGCATGGGCGCACGGTTGCACATAGAAAGTCGCCCAGGGCAGGGAACGCGTGTGGTCTTGACGATTCCTGCCGCAATCGCCTTTCACGATGACATGAGGGATCGCAAGCTGGCGTCCACCGGTCTTGGCAGGATGTAG
- the pqqC gene encoding pyrroloquinoline-quinone synthase PqqC, with protein MNLLSKDELHQRLLSVGSDRYHHLHPFHLKMHRGELTKGQLQAWALNRYYYQSRIPIKDALVLSKSDDPNFRRAWRKRILDHDGDHDGYGGIEKWLLLAEAAGLSRREVISCTGVLPGVRYAVDAYLGLVRDNSLLVAVASSLTELFSRNLISLRMDQMRKHYPYLTSGLAYFVDRLTQAPEDAAFALDYVSTHAATRAEQEAVVAALEAKCAILWAQLDAIDYAYVTPGNIPPGCFVPQEEITNALKEQR; from the coding sequence ATGAATCTTCTTTCTAAAGACGAGCTCCATCAGCGACTGCTGAGCGTGGGTTCAGACCGCTACCACCACTTGCATCCGTTCCACCTCAAGATGCACCGCGGCGAACTGACCAAGGGTCAACTACAGGCCTGGGCGCTCAATCGCTACTACTACCAGAGCCGTATCCCTATCAAGGACGCTCTCGTGCTTTCCAAGTCGGACGATCCGAACTTCCGCCGCGCATGGCGAAAGCGCATTCTGGATCACGATGGCGATCATGATGGCTACGGTGGCATCGAAAAATGGCTTCTACTCGCAGAAGCCGCGGGACTTTCACGGAGGGAGGTCATCTCCTGCACCGGCGTTCTGCCGGGCGTTCGCTATGCCGTCGATGCTTACCTTGGGCTTGTCCGGGACAACTCCCTTCTGGTCGCAGTGGCTTCCTCACTCACGGAACTCTTCTCACGCAACCTCATCTCTCTACGCATGGACCAGATGAGGAAGCACTATCCGTATCTGACATCCGGATTGGCTTACTTTGTCGACCGGCTCACGCAGGCCCCTGAAGATGCGGCCTTCGCTCTCGACTACGTATCCACACATGCCGCCACGCGCGCGGAACAGGAAGCTGTGGTCGCGGCACTGGAAGCCAAGTGCGCGATCCTCTGGGCGCAACTGGACGCGATTGATTATGCCTATGTCACGCCCGGAAACATTCCGCCCGGCTGCTTCGTCCCCCAGGAAGAGATTACGAACGCACTGAAGGAGCAGCGATGA
- the pqqD gene encoding pyrroloquinoline quinone biosynthesis peptide chaperone PqqD has protein sequence MNLDSVPRLSLGCRLHPGGEALLIPEGALNLKGPAREVLARLDGKRSIAEIAADLLGEFPGVPAELIQQDVLALLERMQQRGVIRYEP, from the coding sequence ATGAACCTCGACTCCGTTCCAAGACTTTCTCTCGGTTGCCGATTGCATCCCGGTGGAGAGGCTCTGCTGATCCCTGAGGGAGCGCTCAACCTGAAGGGCCCCGCGCGTGAAGTGCTTGCTCGTCTTGACGGCAAGCGCAGCATCGCCGAGATCGCGGCCGATCTGCTGGGAGAGTTTCCTGGAGTGCCTGCGGAACTGATTCAGCAGGACGTCCTCGCTCTTCTGGAACGGATGCAACAACGCGGTGTGATCCGCTATGAGCCGTGA